Proteins encoded within one genomic window of Ovis aries strain OAR_USU_Benz2616 breed Rambouillet chromosome 1, ARS-UI_Ramb_v3.0, whole genome shotgun sequence:
- the IGSF10 gene encoding immunoglobulin superfamily member 10 isoform X2, with amino-acid sequence MKPKGRGNTSLLLSFTAFCLIALPGGRTCPRRCACYVPTEVHCTFRYLTSIPESIPPNVERINLGYNSLVRLTEADFSGLNKLELLMLHSNGIHTIPAKTFSDLQALQVLKMSYNKVRKLQKDTFYGLRSLTRLHMDHNNIEFINPEVFYGLTSLRLVHLEGNHLTKLHPDTFVSLRYLRIFKTSFIKYLYLSDNFLSSIPQEMVTYMSDLESLYLHGNPWICDCQLKWLSDWLREKPDIIKCKKDRSPSSPQQCPLCMNPRTSKGKPLVMVPAAAFLCAKPTIDPSLKLKNLTVLEDSGSMSISPQEFMAPFGSLTLNITDQTGNEANMICSIQKPAMTSSIAFTAENDYIMLNASFSTFLVCDIDYSHIQPVWQVLALYSDSPLILERSHLFTETSQLCYKYKQVVLKPEDIFTNIEAGLRADPPWLMQDRISLQLNRTATTLSTLQIQYSSDVQVTLPRSEIKPETHRWTMISKDNSTKLERTVLVGGTIDLDCPGQGEPPPNLEWLLADGSKVRAPYVSEDGRILIGKSGKLGLQMADSSDTGLYHCISTNDDDADILTYRITVVEPNVEAYQENGARHIASVGETLDLPCHSTGIPDASVSWVLPGNTVLQQSSRDKQILNNGTLRLLQVAQKDQGHYHCVAANPAGVDILVNQVLVKIKGQKSAEHNVETDGSGFDEPNSMGQLQDPPATHLPTSPAVGAEAGTHVLSPSKNPKQRVLISQRRGESTSWRYREHRRQFPPSARRIDPQHWAALLEKAKKNVMPEKQENTTGKPPPPVTQLLDIPGEEADSSGMLPPDEQLTVPTTKAADVLTRTVTADSRKSPDSPVTSKTDGTPVSPIVSPQTLSPEKPRDFRPSATIKTQVTPKNINPTASSEMEDTTNPNLPNVFPLLTEATLFQDADNMESKKEPLQTASPVTVGATAIKDTHIQTLSNAVGKAGIFLGSVNATDSYQRSVTGVGEPRSHHSPSQSTHKPSPTKLRSGPHTAAPSQLHIPRKSTMNSPLSRRFGRWRKVWSRGRIISPYRTPVLRQHRFSVVRPTFRGSSEESTTAFPAPELSAVCPSCSPRERLTTDEAALSSPSLSPITLPKTEIASVTVEEPTTLVHNSSLLLEDKPNADAEKATPMIRYFSAESAQVTPATAVTTHATNISYPSGSKASETTRYSVIVSPLPGPTIKSPVPTTLAISRFSRRKIPWHQIFVNNHIQREKLKNQQKFGSQSSTDTVLPKISPALPTDKVSPFHFKTLSASVMKIPSITPATTHLNNTHSLVSLPTMKELPSLPIYPTPPSSSSKESSADSVSRQTDMLTTTPTAPASIIINKAQIDRPRARKVQRKKEPQKTMRDPNTSPTQTSGFITSTTVTSPVPTAAETSTKPSVSAFTHSPLENTKEISSTVGLHPGAFNLTAVLGQPSQEGTQALKNITASETTLSSKLQSTPTRNTIRHSTMPIFLSSSATPMPIPTSPPLSNQSEVTDNVAMPTFRMMTSTMVEAHESPKHNATPQQLAVASPQTHPNAKFAVGTIHFTYSNLLPSTPMPALITVKPQDSKHTHSPWSENHFWHKSHPEIAEKGQKPVVVSVLPTPGLPEVTTHASNWDIQKNAKKSGFDKTAVQKITTSEFLPFDALSRDVFERPRIIGGKAASFTVPANSDAFLPCEAAGNPVPTIHWTRVSSGLDLSKRKLNSRFQVLSNGTLSIQRVDIQDRGQYLCSASNPFGTDHLHVTLSVVSYPPRIMERHTKEITVHSGSTVKLKCRADGRPSPTISWILANQTVISESSEGKRQALVTSDGTLVIHNLSIYDRGFYKCVASNSVGQDALLVKIQVIAAPPVILEQKKQVIAGTWGESLKLPCTAKGNPQPSVHWVLSDGTEVKPLQSVNSKFLFSNGTLFIRNVASSDRGTYECIATSSTGSERRVVIITVDEQETIPRIESASQKWTEVNLGDKLLLNCSATGEPKPKIIWRLPSKAVVDQWHRMGSRIHVYPNGSLFVGSVTEKDGGDYLCVARNKMGDDLTLMHVSLRWKPAKIDHKHHFKKQVFHGKDFQVDCKASGSPVPEISWSLPDGTMINSAMQADDSGHRTRRLTLFHNGTLYFNKVGMAEEGNYTCYAQNTLGKDEMQVHLTVITAAPRIQQSYKTNTRITAGDTAVLDCEVVGEPKPKIFWLLPSNDMISFSKDRYTFHNNGSLSINEVRLLDSGQYVCVARNPSGDDTKAYKLDVVSKPPLINGLYVNKTVIKATAVRHSKRHFDCRAEGTPSPQIMWIMPENIFLTAPYYGSRITVHKNGTLEIRNVRLSDSADFICVARNEGGESVLVIQLEVVEMLRRPTFRNPFNEKIVAQLGKSTALNCSVDGNPPPEIIWILPNGTQFPSGPHSSQYLIASNGSFIIYKTTRDDAGKYRCGARNKVGYIEKLIVLEIGRKPVILTYEPGTVYSFSGDTVLLHCVSLGSPKPHIKWTLPSGYIIDRPQINGKYILHENGTLVIKEATAYDRGNYICKAQNSIGHALITVPVVVVAYPPRITNRLPRSVLTRTGVAIQLHCKALGIPKPEITWEMPDHSLFSAVNKGRTRRIRPFHPQGTLVIRNPQTSDSGIYKCTAKNSLGSDYATTYIQVI; translated from the exons atatcATAAAATGCAAAAAGGACAGAAGTCCCTCCAGTCCTCAGCAGTGTCCGCTTTGCATGAACCCCAGGACCTCTAAAGGCAAGCCCTTAGTTATGGTCCCAGCTGCAGCTTTCCTGTGTGCCAAACCCACCATTGACCCCTCTCTGAAGCTGAAGAACCTGACTGTTCTGGAAGACAGTGGTTCTATGTCGATCTCTCCCCAAGAGTTCATGGCTCCCTTCGGCTCTCTGACTTTGAATATAACAGACCAGACTGGAAATGAAGCTAACATGATCTGCAGTATCCAAAAGCCAGCAATGACCTCATCCATTGCATTCACTGCAGAAAATGactacatcatgctaaatgcttcGTTTTCAACATTCCTGGTGTGTGACATAGATTACAGCCACATTCAGCCAGTGTGGCAGGTTCTGGCTTTGTACAGTGACTCTCCTCTGATCCTAGAAAGGAGTCACTTGTTCACTGAAACCTCACAACTCTGCTACAAATATAAACAGGTGGTACTGAAGCCTGAAGACATCTTTACCAACATTGAGGCTGGTCTCAGAGCAGATCCCCCGTGGTTAATGCAAGACCGAATTTCCTTGCAACTAAACAGAACTGCCACCACCCTCAGTACACTGCAGATCCAGTACTCCAGTGATGTCCAAGTCACTTTACCAAGGTCAGAGATAAAGCCAGAGACACACAGATGGACCATGATTTCCAAAGATAACAGTACTAAGCTGGAACGCACTGTTTTGGTCGGTGGGACCATTGACCTAGACTGCCCTGGCCAAGGAGAGCCTCCCCCCAATCTGGAGTGGCTTCTAGCTGATGGAAGTAAAGTGAGAGCCCCTTATGTGAGTGAGGACGGACGAATCCTGATAGGCAAAAGTGGAAAACTGGGACTCCAGATGGCTGATAGTTCTGACACTGGCCTATACCACTGCATAAGCACTAACGACGATGATGCAGATATCCTCACATACAGGATTACCGTGGTAGAGCCCAATGTAGAAGCCTATCAGGAAAATGGAGCTCGTCATATAGCTTCTGTTGGTGAAACACTTGACCTTCCTTGCCATTCTACCGGTATCCCAGATGCCTCTGTTAGCTGGGTTCTCCCAGGAAACACTGTGCTTCAACAGTCCTCAAGAGATAAGCAAATTCTTAACAATGGCACATTAAGACTATTACAGGTCGCTCAAAAAGACCAAGGTCACTATCACTGTGTAGCAGCCAACCCAGCAGGGGTCGATATTTTAGTTAACCAAGTTTTAGTCAAAATAAAAGGGCAAAAGTCAGCAGAGCATAATGTAGAAACAGATGGATCAGGGTTTGATGAGCCCAATTCCATGGGTCAGCTTCAGGATCCACCAGCTACACATCTCCCCACATCTCCTGCCGTGGGGGCTGAGGCTGGAACACATGTCTTGAGCCCAAGTAAGAATCCCAAACAGCGGGTATTAATATCCCAAAGGCGTGGAGAGTCAACCAGCTGGCGTTACAGGGAGCACAGGAGGCAATTCCCTCCCTCTGCCCGGAGAATTGACCCACAGCACTGGGCAGCGCTTCTGGAGAAAGCTAAAAAGAATGTTATgccagaaaagcaagaaaataccaCAGGAAAGCCGCCTCCACCAGTCACCCAACTCCTGGATATACCTGGTGAGGAAGCAGACTCATCAGGCATGCTCCCTCCAGATGAGCAACTTACGGTCCCAACAACTAAAGCTGCAGACGTTCTGAcaaggacagtgactgcagattCCAGAAAATCACCTGACAGCCCTGTGACAAGTAAAACTGATGGCACCCCAGTCTCCCCAATTGTGAGTCCACAGACCCTATCACCTGAAAAACCAAGAGATTTCAGACCATCTGCTACTATTAAAACTCAAGTCACGCCAAAGAATATAAACCCAACTGCATCAAGCGAAATGGAAGACACAACCAACCCAAATTTACCTAATGTGTTTCCTCTACTAACTGAAGCAACTCTGTTTCAGGATGCTGACAACATGGAGAGTAAAAAAGAGCCCTTGCAAACTGCATCCCCAGTAACAGTGGGGGCTACTGCGATCAAAGATACCCATATCCAAACGCTGAGTAATGCTGTGGGCAAAGCTGGTATATTTTTAGGGTCAGTAAATGCCACAGATAGTTATCAGAGATCTGTAACAGGAGTTGGTGAACCCAGGAGCCATCACTCTCCTTCTCAAAGTACTCACAAACCTAGCCCCACTAAGCTCCGTTCAGGCCCACACACTGCTGCTCCTTCTCAGTTACACATTCCTAGAAAGAGTACAATGAACAGTCCGCTGTCCAGGCGCTTTGGAAGATGGCGAAAAGTTTGGAGCAGGGGGCGAATTATCAGCCCATATAGGACACCAGTTCTCCGACAGCACAGATTCAGCGTTGTAAGGCCCACATTCAGAGGCTCTTCAGAAGAAAGCACCACTGCATTTCCAGCCCCAGAGCTCAGTGCAGTGTGCCCATCCTGTTCTCCCAGAGAAAGGCTCACCACTGATGAGGCAGCGTTGTCTTCTCCAAGCTTATCCCCCATCACCCTCCCCAAAACTGAAATTGCCAGCGTCACAGTAGAAGAACCTACAACTCTAGTTCACAACTCATCATTACTGCTTGAGGACAAACCGAATGCAGATGCTGAGAAAGCCACCCCTATGATAAGATACTTCAGTGCTGAAAGTGCCCAAGTGACTCCAGCTACTGCAGTTACGACTCACGCAACAAATATTAGTTATCCAAGTGGGTCTAAAGCCAGTGAAACCACCAGATACTCTGTGATCGTATCCCCACTGCCAGGTCCCACCATCAAGTCACCTGTGCCTACCACTCTAGCTATTAGTAGATTTTCAAGAAGGAAAATCCCCTGGCATCAGATCTTTGTAAATAACCACATCCAAAGAGAAAAGCTAAAGAATCAGCAAAAATTTGGTTCACAAAGCAGCACAGACACAGTGCTTCCTAAAATATCTCCTGCTTTGCCCACAGATAAAGTTTCTCCCTTCCATTTCAAAACACTCTCAGCTAGTGTAATGAAAATCCCATCCATAACACCAGCCACAACTCACCTGAATAACACACACAGCCTTGTAAGTCTCCCAACAATGAAGGAGCTGCCCTCCCTACCCATTTACCCTACGCCTCCTAGTAGCTCAAGCAAAGAATCAAGTGCAGATTCCGTATCAAGGCAAACAGACATGCTGACGACCACGCCTACTGCCCCTGCATCTATCATTATCAACAAAGCCCAGATAGACAGACCCAGGGCACGAAAAGTACAAAGGAAAAAGGAGCCTCAGAAGACAATGAGGGACCCAAATACCTCTCCCACCCAGACTTCTGGCTTCATTACATCCACCACTGTGACATCTCCTGTTCCAACAGCAGCTGAAACTTCAACCAAGCCCAGTGTGTCTGCTTTCACTCATTCTCCTCTAGAGAACACAAAAGAAATTTCAAGCACAGTTGGTCTTCATCCAGGAGCCTTTAATCTGACAGCTGTACTTGGACAACCATCCCAGGAGGGTACTCAGGCTTTGAAGAATATAACTGCTTCTGAAACCACTTTGTCCAGCAAACTACAGAGTACCCCTACTAGGAACACAATCAGACACTCAACCATGCCAATCTTCCTAAGCTCCAGTGCCACTCCAATGCCAattcccacctcccctcccttgAGTAATCAAAGTGAGGTTACTGACAATGTGGCCATGCCCACTTTCAGGATGATGACAAGTACAATGGTTGAGGCACATGAATCCCCAAAGCACAATGCTACTCCACAGCAACTGGCAGTAGCATCTCCCCAAACTCACCCAAATGCCAAATTTGCAGTTGGAACCATTCACTTTACCTACTCTAATCTGTTACCTTCTACTCCTATGCCAGCACTAATAACAGTTAAACCACAGGATTCTAAGCATACTCACTCTCCCTGGTCAGAAAACCACTTTTGGCACAAGTCACACCCAGAAATTGCTGAAAAAGGCCAAAAGCCAGTAGTAGTGAGTGTACTGCCCACTCCAGGCCTGCCAGAGGTCACCACTCATGCTTCAAACTGGGATATACAGAAGAATGCAAAGAAAAGTGGCTTTGATAAAACAGCAGTTCAAAAAATAACAACTTCCGAATTCCTCCCCTTTGATGCTTTATCTAGGGATGTATTTGAAAGGCCCAGAATAATCGGAGGAAAAGCAGCAAGTTTTACTGTTCCAGCTAACTCAGATGCCTTTCTTCCTTGTGAGGCTGCTGGAAATCCCGTGCCCACTATCCACTGGACCAGAGTCTCGTCAG GACTTGATTTATCTAAGAGGAAACTGAATAGCAGGTTCCAGGTGCTCTCCAATGGCACCCTGTCCATACAGAGGGTGGACATTCAGGACCGTGGACAGTACCTGTGCTCGGCATCCAATCCATTCGGCACAGACCACCTTCATGTCACCTTGTCCGTGGTTTCCTATCCCCCCCGGATCATGGAGAGACATACTAAGGAGATCACAGTCCATTCTGGAAGCACAGTCAAGTTGAAGTGCAGAGCTGATGGGAGGCCCAGCCCTACAATTTCCTGGATTCTTGCAAACCAGACGGTGATCTCTGAATCATCTGAGGGGAAGAGACAGGCCCTAGTGACATCTGACGGAACACTGGTCATCCACAATCTCAGCATTTATGACCGAGGCTTTTATAAATGTGTGGCCAGCAACTCAGTGGGCCAGGATGCACTGCTGGTTAAAATACAAGTCATCGCGGCCCCACCTGTTATTCTAGAGCAAAAGAAGCAAGTTATTGCAGGGACTTGGGGTGAAAGTTTGAAACTGCCCTGTACTGCAAAAGGCAATCCTCAGCCCAGTGTTCACTGGGTCCTCTCAGATGGCACTGAAGTGAAACCATTACAATCCGTCAACTCTAAGTTCTTATTTTCAAATGGAACTCTGTTTATAAGAAATGTAGCCTCTTCAGACAGGGGCACTTACGAATGCATTGCTACCAGCTCCACTGGCTCAGAGAGAAGGGTGGTAATCATCACAGTGGATGAACAAGAGACCATCCCCAGGATAGAATCTGCATCCCAGAAATGGACTGAGGTGAATCTGGGGGACAAACTACTGCTGAACTGCTCAGCCACTGGGGAGCCGAAACCGAAAATCATCTGGAGGCTACCATCCAAGGCTGTCGTCGACCAGTGGCACAG aatggGCAGCCGAATCCATGTCTACCCAAATGGATCCTTGTTTGTTGGGTCAGTAACAGAAAAAGACGGCGGGGACTACTTGTGTGTGGCAAGAAACAAAATGGGCGACGACCTGACCCTGATGCACGTAAGCCTAAGATGGAAACCGGCCAAAATTGACCACAAGCACCACTTTAAAAAGCAAGTGTTTCACGGGAAAGACTTTCAGGTCGATTGCAAGGCTTCTGGCTCACCAGTGCCCGAgatatcctggagtttgcctgACGGGACGATGATAAACAGCGCCATGCAGGCCGATGACAGTGGCCACAGAACCAGAAGGCTCACCCTCTTCCACAACGGAACTTTATACTTCAACAAAGTTGGGATGGCAGAGGAAGGAAATTACACCTGCTATGCCCAGAACACCCTAGGGAAGGATGAAATGCAAGTCCACCTAACAGTCATAACAGCCGCCCCACGGATCCAGCAGAGTTACAAGACCAACACGAGAATCACAGCAGGAGACACAGCTGTCCTTGACTGTGAGGTTGTTGGAGAACCCAAGCCAAAAATATTTTGGCTGCTGCCTTCCAATGACATGATTTCATTCTCTAAGGACAGGTATACATTCCATAACAATGGGTCTTTGTCCATCAATGAAGTGAGACTGCTCGATTCTGGACAGTATGTATGTGTGGCCCGGAATCCCAGCGGGGATGACACCAAAGCGTACAAGCTGGATGTTGTCTCTAAGCCTCCATTAATCAATGGTCTGTATGTAAACAAAACTGTCATTAAAGCCACAGCTGTGAGACATTCCAAAAGACACTTTGACTGCAGAGCAGAAGGGACACCGTCTCCTCAAATCATGTGGATCATGCCCGAGAATATTTTCCTCACGGCTCCATACTATGGGAGCAGAATCACTGTCCACAAAAATGGAACCCTGGAAATCAGGAATGTGAGGCTTTCAGACTCCGCTGATTTCATCTGCGTAGCTCGGaatgaaggaggagagagtgTGCTAGTGATACAGTTAGAGGTGGTGGAAATGCTGAGAAGGCCGACGTTCAGAAATCcatttaatgaaaaaatagttGCCCAGCTTGGAAAGTCCACAGCACTGAATTGCTCTGTTGATGGAAACCCACCACCTGAAATAATCTGGATTTTACCAAATGGCACACAGTTTCCCAGTGGACCACACAGTTCTCAGTATCTAATAGCAAGTAACGGttcttttatcatttataaaacaACACGGGATGATGCAGGAAAATATCGGTGTGGGGCAAGAAATAAAGTTGGTTACATTGAGAAATTAATTGTATTAGAAATTGGCCGAAAGCCAGTGATTCTAACTTATGAACCAGGGACAGTTTACAGTTTCAGTGGAGACACTGTATTGCTGCACTGCGTCTCTCTTGGAAGCCCTAAGCCACATATCAAATGGACTTTGCCAAGTGGCTACATAATAGATAGGCCTCAAATTAATGGAAAATACATACTGCATGAAAATGGCACCTTAGTCATCAAAGAAGCAACAGCTTATGACAGAGGAAACTACATCTGTAAGGCTCAAAATAGTATTGGTCACGCACTGATTACTGTTCCAGTAGTGGTTGTAGCCTACCCGCCCCGGATTACCAATCGCCTACCCAGGAGTGTCCTCACGAGGACAGGCGTGGCCATTCAGCTCCACTGTAAGGCCCTGGGAATCCCCAAGCCAGAAATCACATGGGAGATGCCTGACCACTCCCTGTTCTCAGCGGTAAACAAAGGGAGGACACGTAGAATTCGGCCTTTTCACCCACAAGGTACCCTAGTCATCCGGAATCCGCAAACCTCGGATTCTGGGATATACAAATGCACAGCAAAGAATTCACTTGGAAGCGATTATGCAACAACTTACATTCAAGTAATCTAA